One Thermovirga sp. DNA segment encodes these proteins:
- a CDS encoding adenosine monophosphate-protein transferase, with protein MADKTLKWGVVNLGIPEGCNIILGQSHFIKTVEDLYEVLATSSTSLEFGLAFCEASGPCLVRKDGNADDLVEAAVANALKLSAGHAFVILLRNGFPVSVLNAIKQVQEVCRIFAATANPLQVLIFQTGQGRGIAGVVDGFPSKGVESEGDIEERKKLLRDIIGYKR; from the coding sequence ATGGCGGATAAGACCCTGAAATGGGGAGTGGTCAACCTGGGCATACCCGAAGGCTGCAACATCATCTTGGGGCAGAGCCACTTCATCAAGACCGTCGAGGACCTCTACGAAGTGCTGGCCACCTCGTCGACGTCCCTCGAGTTCGGGCTGGCCTTCTGCGAGGCCTCGGGGCCCTGCCTCGTGAGAAAGGACGGCAACGCCGATGACCTCGTGGAAGCCGCGGTGGCAAACGCCCTGAAACTGTCGGCGGGACATGCTTTCGTCATCCTGTTGAGGAACGGCTTCCCCGTCAGCGTCCTCAACGCGATCAAGCAGGTCCAGGAGGTATGCAGGATATTCGCCGCGACGGCCAACCCGCTCCAGGTGCTCATCTTCCAGACAGGCCAGGGGAGGGGCATCGCCGGCGTCGTGGACGGTTTCCCCTCCAAGGGGGTCGAGTCGGAAGGCGATATCG